A section of the Citrus sinensis cultivar Valencia sweet orange chromosome 8, DVS_A1.0, whole genome shotgun sequence genome encodes:
- the LOC102615594 gene encoding OVARIAN TUMOR DOMAIN-containing deubiquitinating enzyme 1 isoform X2 — protein MGYIPHNSPEDPFIDHIKHNTAVQLKFGRHRNSERKKMQNQEKCGASCEFDDWSNFEDEDIMQQQSDIKAEEAQKVPFVADKVLGEQYAAIRRTRGDGNCFFRSFMFSYLEHILASQDQAEVDRIKAKVEECRRTLQSLGHADFTFEDFFALFLEQLDNVLQGNESSISHGELVVRSRDQSVSDYVVMFFRFVTSGEIRKRSEFFEPFILGLTNATVEQFCKSSVEPMGEESDHVHITALSDALGVPIRVVYLDRSSCDSGGASVNHHDFIPTPGDCPNATSGSTETTIPFITLLYRPGHYDILYPK, from the exons ATGGGGTACATCCCACACAATTCTCCCGAGGATCCGTTTATAGATCACATAAAACACAATACTGCCGTTCAGTTGAAATTTGGGAGACATCGGAATTCAGAAAGGAAGAAGATGCAAAATCAAGAGAAGTGTGGAGCGTCATGTGAATTTGATGACTGGTCAAATTTCGAAGACGAGGATATTATGCAGCAGCAATCCGATATTAAAGCCGAGGAAGCTCAAAAGGTTCCATTCGTTGCTGATAAG GTTCTTGGTGAGCAGTATGCTGCCATTAGGCGTACACGAGGAGATGGGAACTGTTTTTTCCGAAGTTTTATGTTCTCTTATCTT GAGCACATTTTGGCTTCTCAAGATCAAGCAGAAGTAGATCGTATTAAAGCCAAGGTAGAAGAATGTAGAAGAACACTTCAGAGCTTGGGTCACGCTGACTTTACCTTTGAAGACTTTTTTGCG TTATTTCTTGAGCAGCTGGACAACGTTCTTCAAGGAAACGAATCTTCCATAAG TCACGGTGAACTTGTAGTTAGAAGTAGAGATCAGTCAGTATCTGACTATG TTGTAATGTTTTTCAGATTTGTTACATCTGGTGAAATAAGAAAGCGCTCAGAGTTTTTTGAACCCTTTATATTGGGACTAACAAATGCAACTGTGGAACAG TTTTGCAAGTCATCGGTGGAACCAATGGGTGAAGAGAGTGACCATGTACACATTACCGCCCTTTCAGATGCATTAGGTGTTCCAATCCGTGTTGTATACCTTGATCGCAGCTCTTGTGATTCTGGTGGTGCCAGTGTGAATCATCATGATTTCATTCCCACTCCTGGAGATTGTCCAAATGCTACTAGTGGCAGCACTGAGACCACAATTccttttattactttattgtATCGTCCAGGCCACTATGACATTCTCTACCCGAAGTGA
- the LOC102615594 gene encoding OVARIAN TUMOR DOMAIN-containing deubiquitinating enzyme 1 isoform X1: MGYIPHNSPEDPFIDHIKHNTAVQLKFGRHRNSERKKMQNQEKCGASCEFDDWSNFEDEDIMQQQSDIKAEEAQKVPFVADKEPLSALASEYQSGSPILLEKIKVLGEQYAAIRRTRGDGNCFFRSFMFSYLEHILASQDQAEVDRIKAKVEECRRTLQSLGHADFTFEDFFALFLEQLDNVLQGNESSISHGELVVRSRDQSVSDYVVMFFRFVTSGEIRKRSEFFEPFILGLTNATVEQFCKSSVEPMGEESDHVHITALSDALGVPIRVVYLDRSSCDSGGASVNHHDFIPTPGDCPNATSGSTETTIPFITLLYRPGHYDILYPK, from the exons ATGGGGTACATCCCACACAATTCTCCCGAGGATCCGTTTATAGATCACATAAAACACAATACTGCCGTTCAGTTGAAATTTGGGAGACATCGGAATTCAGAAAGGAAGAAGATGCAAAATCAAGAGAAGTGTGGAGCGTCATGTGAATTTGATGACTGGTCAAATTTCGAAGACGAGGATATTATGCAGCAGCAATCCGATATTAAAGCCGAGGAAGCTCAAAAGGTTCCATTCGTTGCTGATAAG GAACCACTGTCTGCATTAGCATCTGAATATCAATCCGGCAGCCCAATTTTGTTGGAGAAAATTAAG GTTCTTGGTGAGCAGTATGCTGCCATTAGGCGTACACGAGGAGATGGGAACTGTTTTTTCCGAAGTTTTATGTTCTCTTATCTT GAGCACATTTTGGCTTCTCAAGATCAAGCAGAAGTAGATCGTATTAAAGCCAAGGTAGAAGAATGTAGAAGAACACTTCAGAGCTTGGGTCACGCTGACTTTACCTTTGAAGACTTTTTTGCG TTATTTCTTGAGCAGCTGGACAACGTTCTTCAAGGAAACGAATCTTCCATAAG TCACGGTGAACTTGTAGTTAGAAGTAGAGATCAGTCAGTATCTGACTATG TTGTAATGTTTTTCAGATTTGTTACATCTGGTGAAATAAGAAAGCGCTCAGAGTTTTTTGAACCCTTTATATTGGGACTAACAAATGCAACTGTGGAACAG TTTTGCAAGTCATCGGTGGAACCAATGGGTGAAGAGAGTGACCATGTACACATTACCGCCCTTTCAGATGCATTAGGTGTTCCAATCCGTGTTGTATACCTTGATCGCAGCTCTTGTGATTCTGGTGGTGCCAGTGTGAATCATCATGATTTCATTCCCACTCCTGGAGATTGTCCAAATGCTACTAGTGGCAGCACTGAGACCACAATTccttttattactttattgtATCGTCCAGGCCACTATGACATTCTCTACCCGAAGTGA